A window from Kwoniella pini CBS 10737 chromosome 1, complete sequence encodes these proteins:
- a CDS encoding DNA polymerase delta catalytic subunit, with product MIDTKVVGMNWVEIPGGKYELLEGKDKKSRCQIEVSLDYKDLISHAPDGDWLKIAPLRVLSFDIECAGRKGIFPEAQIDPVIQIAAMVTRQGETKPFIRNVFTLNTCAHIVGSQVLEFKDERQLLLEWRGFMETVDPDMLIGYNIVNFDLPYLLDRAKALKVPDFAYLGRLLGVRSEIKETHFSSKAYGQRDSKAVNIDGRLQLDILQVMQRDYKLRSYTLNAVCAQFLGEQKEDVHHSIITELQNGTADSRRRLAVYCLKDAYLPQRLMDKLMCFVNYTEMARVTGVPFNYLLSRGQQIKVISQLYRNAGEAGYIIPALKSEGSDEQYEGATVIEPTKGYYDVPIATLDFASLYPSIMMAHNLCYTTLLDKNTIERLKLVEGQDYVHTPNNDYFATTNKRKGLLPTILQNLLGARKKAKQDLKVEKDPFKRAVLDGRQLALKISANSVYGFTGATVGKLPCLAISSSTTAYGRQMIEATKQEVESQYCITNGYEHDAKVIYGDTDSVMVKFGCPDLATAMRLGAEAADLVSSKFIKPIKLEFEKVYFPYLLISKKRYAGLYWTKPEKYDKMDTKGIETVRRDNCRLVSTVIETCLFKMLIDRDVKGAEEYVKQTISDLLQNKVDMSQLVITKALAKADYAAKQAHVELAERMRKRDAGSAPSLGDRVAYVIIKGVKGAAAYEKSEDPLYVLEHNVPIDTRYYLENQLSKPLMRIFEPILGEKANSLLAGDHTRTIQIATPTIGGLMKFAVKTVTCLGCKTPLRSNKDGAVCVNCRPKLPELYQKQVVQTSALQIDFARLWTQCQRCQGSLHQDVICTSADCPIFYRRTARQKEVAAAVTQLDRFEKEAFW from the exons ATGATTGATACCAAA GTCGTCGGGATGAATTGGGTGGAAATACCGGGAGGCAAGTATGAGCTATTAGAAGGGAAGGATAAAAAGTCCAGGTGTCAGATTGAGGTTTCTCTCGA CTACAAAGATCTAATTTCACATGCGCCTGATGGAGACTGGCTCAAGATCGCACCATTGAGAGTTCTATCGTTCGATATTGAGTGTGCGGGTAGGAAAGGTATCTTTCCAGAAGCTCAAATAGATCCGGTAATTCAAATAGCTGCTATGGTAACAAGGCAAG GCGAAACGAAACCTTTCATTCGAAATGTATTCACCCTAAATACCTGTGCTCATATCGTCGGATCTCAAGTCTTGGAATTCAAAGACGAAAGGCAGCTACTGCTGGAATGGAGGGGATTTATGGAGACGGTCGATCCTGATATGCTTATTGGTTATAACATCGTCAATTTCGATTTGCCCTATCTCTTGGACCGGGCTAAAGCGTTAAAAGTGCCGGATTTCGCGTATCTCGGACGATTATTGG GCGTCCGATCTGAGATCAAGGAAACCCATTTCTCTTCGAAGGCTTACGGTCAAAGAGATTCGAAAGCCGTTAATATCGATGGTCGACTTCAATTAGATATACTTCAAGTCATGCAACGAGACTACAAGTTGAGAAGTTACACCCTCAACGCCGTGTGTGCGCAATTCTTGGGCGAACAAAAGGAAGATGTGCATCATTCTATAATTACGGAACTGCAGAATGGTACGGCGGATTCCAGACGAAGACTGGCTGTGTACTGtttgaag GATGCCTACCTTCCACAGAGGTTAATGGACAAGTTGATGTGCTTTGTCAACTATACCGAAATGGCTCGTGTGACCGGAGTTCCATTCAATTACCTGTTATCGCGAGGACAACAAATCAAGGTCATCTCTCAATTATACCGGAACGCAGGTGAAGCGGGATACATCATTCCTGCACTCAAATCGGAAGGATCGGATGAACAGTATGAAGGAGCAACAGTCATTGAGCCAACGAAAGGATACTACGATGTACCAATCGCAACTCTGGATTTCGCCTCCCTGTATCCATCCATTATGATGGCCCATAATCTCTGTTACACCACTCTGCTGGATAAGAATACTATCGAAAGGTTGAAATTGGTTGAAGGGCAGGATTACGTTCATACACCTAATAATG ACTACTTCGCCACTACTAACAAACGGAAAGGACTCCTTCCTACCATCTTGCAGAATCTGCTTGGAGCACGTAAGAAAGCCAAACAAGATCTGAAGGTTGAGAAGGATCCTTTCAAGCGAGCTGTGTTGGATGGTCGTCAATTGGCCTTAAAA ATCAGTGCGAACTCAGTATATGGTTTCACTGGGGCAACAGTCGGTAAATTACCCTGTTTAGCTATATCGTCTAGTACAACAGCATATGGAAGACAAATGATTGAAGCTACAAAGCAGGAAGTGGAATCGCAATACTGCATAACGAATGGCTACGAGCATGATGCCAAGGTCATTTATGGTGATACCGATTCGGTAATGGTGAAATTCGGTTGTCCAGATTTAGCCACAGCCATGAGACTTG GTGCGGAAGCTGCTGATCTGGTCTCGagcaaattcatcaaaccTATTAAGTTGGAATTCGAGAAAGTTTATTTCCCCTACCTGTTGATCAGTAAAAAAAGATATGCAGGACTGTATTGGACTAAGCCTGAGAAATACGATAAGATGGATACTAAGGGGATTGAA ACTGTTCGAAGAGATAATTGTAGATTGGTATCTACTGTCATTGAGACTTGTTTATTCAAGATGTTGATTGACAGAGACGTCAAGGGAGCTGAAGA ATACGTAAAGCAGACTATATCAGATTTACTGCAAAATAAGGTGGATATGTCGCAACTCGTGATCACCAAGGCATTGGCGAAAGCAGATTATGCAGCTAAACAAGCTCATGTGGAACTGGCTGAACGAATGAGGAAGCGAGATGCAG GATCTGCACCGTCTCTGGGAGATCGAGTAGCTTATGTGATCATCAAAGGAGTAAAAGGAGCAGCAGCCTACGAGAAATCGGAAGACCCCTTATACGTTCTTGAACATAATGTGCCGATCGATACCAGATACTACCTCGAAAATCAACTTTCGAAACCGCTTATGAGAATCTTCGAGCCTATCTTAGGCGAAAAAGCGAATAGTTTGC TGGCCGGTGATCATACGAGGACCATCCAAATCGCTACTCCGACAATAGGTGGTTTGATGAAGTTCGCCGTAAAGACTGTCACTTGTTTAGGATGCAAGACACCGCTGAGAAGTAATAAGG ACGGAGCGGTGTGCGTTAATTGCAGACCGAAATTACCAGAATTATATCAAAAACAAGTAGTGCAGACTTCGGCATTGCAGATTGATTTTGCGAGATTATGGACTCAATGTCAACGTTGTCAAGGATCTTTGCATCAG GACGTTATCTGTACTTCTGCTGATTGTCCGATCTTCTATCGACGAACTGCAAGGCAGAAAGAAGTAGCCGCTGCTGTCACTCAACTAGAtagatttgaaaaagaagcaTTCTGGTAA